The stretch of DNA GCTAAAGAGATAATCCAGCGTGGATTTTTTAGAGTCAAAATTCATGAACTGCCAGTCATTTGCACTTCTACTATATTTTGCATTTGGGGACTTCGgttttattattgtatGGTCCAGATCAAAGGCATAAACATTTAAACATTGATCACAGTCATAGGTGAACTGAGGAGAATTAGGTGCGAACTTAATCAGAAATGGTAgaatagttgatttatgAGGCATTTGTCTCCCTTCGgttttcattcaaatctGCTTTGTTTCCAGGATGTTTTTACCGAATATGATTATTATAAATACGAGGCAGATGAGGGGAAACAAAGTGAACAAGAGGAACAAATAATATtcatttataataataaaaggcAACAAATATGAAGACACTATTTAAATGAATAAGCAACACAGtcagaatatatatatacatacacaTATACATAAGCAATTAACAGGAGAGACATAGGTATTCAgtggaagaaaatcaacCTCAGATGATGTCGGCCTTACCTACAGTTTCATAATATTTACAGATGTCAGAGCCTTTGAGTTTTCTTGGGACCAAGATTTTAGAAACTATAGAAACTtcgttttcaaattttgttgCATCGCTAATCGAATGTGGAAAGTTGACAACTATTAGCCTGTCACCTGCCTTGTAATTATCCTTCATATATCTGCCCAAAAGCATGACCAACATACCGGTTGGTAACTTATCAATGTATGTATCATGCCCGTATTTATCGTAGTATTCATTCAATAGAGCTTCATATCGATCGTTTTTTAACGCTCTATAGTAATCAATGACGTTGGCTGGATCGACAAACTGTAGTTTACTTAAATCGTCATCTTGTGATTTTCGCAAGACATCCTCAGTCTCATTAATACTGGATAACAAAGAAAACCGTATATCAACTTTACCTTGCGGGAAGATTGCCACACGCCTCTTCAACCCTTTAACAACATTCTCAAATTCTTCCTCAGACAACGTTGTCTTCGGTTTATTTTTGTCCAAGGATTTCACTGTCTTGACAAATATCACTGTGCCAATAATGgcaacaagaaaaattttcttgaatccTGGCGCATCTATTTTAGCTGGTTTGTTAGGTTTTGTAGTTGAGTTAGTAGAGGATAAATATCGTGCTCTCAGAAGTGGTGGTGAAAATAAAGGCAATTGCTTCTGTAGTCCGCCCAGCAAATAAGAACAATGTCGGCTGCTTGTTGATACGTTCCTCCCTAGCAGTCTTAACATATTCTACGCTTGACCTATGTATTTATCTGCCTAGATCTATATGGCTCATTCTACATATTGAAGCTCATTTTAGCTTTATCCGCAGTCCTTACAACCGGCATTTGAAATTAAATCGATAAactgaaagaaagaaacggaaaaacagaagaaggccaaaaacaaaagataGACTACACATTTCTATTTTGACCACCTAATTCAAGAATCCAAAATGTCATTAGTCAAGCTTGCAAATACGTGTGCTCATTTACAAAACTGCTCGAAAGTTAGAGTGGCCCTGACATCAATTCCATATACGAAATTGCAATTACAGTTTGCGTATAACCTTTACCAACAAGGTTTTCTATCGTCTTTACAGAAGGGGTCAACTATGGGCCCGGATAAAGATTATGTTGAAGTGACACCTGATAATATCTCTACCAGAAGACTTTGGATAGGATTGAAGTACAGAGACAACAAACCCGTTCTCAGTAAATGCAGGTTAATATCCAAACCAAATTCAAGAATACACTTACCAATGGAAGATATGAAGAGATTGTGTTCTGGGGTTACTATTAGAAACATTAAACCCTTACAGCCAGGGGAATTGATTCTTGTCCGAGCTCAGAATAGTATTATGGACATTAATGAAGCCATTGCAAAAAAGTTGGACGGAGAAGTACTATGCAGAGTAAAATAAGCGGTATATATGCATATGGCCTGATTTAATATGTATATGGATATACTAATCATGTAAATACTGATACTataaaaaggagaaaataacaatgaGAGCTATCATATTAAGAGCAGTATATTTTTAATAtattagaaaagaaattaaaaaaatgctcCAGGGGAGGTTCGAACTCTCGACCTTCAGATTATGAGACTGACGCTCTTCCTACTGAGCTACTGAAGCTAATTTTTATGTAGTTTTGGATTAGCTTATTAGAATATACTGTAATATCATAACACACCACGAGCTTCACCTCGAAATGTTTTAGAATCTCATATATTTGATAGtgtgttgataattagttgtttagtaagttgtaataattaagaataagtcgttccttcttaatctatataagagaggtatataaaactgttggaataagtgattactactatacacctattcgtataaattggattaagttattgcaactatacgtcttcgtataaattgaagtagaaaaattctaataatagaatttactgcagtaatgagataaagatctattaattgatcagaacttattatataagaagatgagttatcatcaaattcttatcattaacactctgatttatgtctgaaccttttggtttaatataactaatcagcgtgtgttttatatacctctcttatatagattaagaaggaacgactattcttaattattacaacttactaaactactaattatcaacaaaaactgttgtaatataaatcaactatcatctactaactagtagtcatattactagtatattatcatatacggtgttagaagatgacgcaaatgatgagatatagtcatctaaattagtggaagctgaaacgcaaggattgataatgtaataggatcaataaataagaacatataaaacgatgataataatgtttatagaattgtgtagaattgcagattcccttttatggattcctaaatccctgaggagaacttctagtatatctacatacttaatattattgccttataaaaaatggaatcccaacaattacatcaaactccactacAATCTCAAAAACTGTTGTAATATgaatcaactatcatctactaactagtagtcatactactagtatattatcatatacggtgttagaagatgacgcaaatgatgagaaatagtcatctaaattagtggaagctgaaacgcaaggattgataatgtaataggatatatgaataacaacatataaaacgatgataataatgtttataggattgtgtagaattgcagattcccttttatggattcctaaatccgggaggagaacttctagtatatctacatacctaatattattgccttataaaaaatggaatcccaacaattacatcaaactgcactattatctcaaaaacacacgctgattggttatattaaatcAAAAGGTTaagacataaatcagagtgttgatgatagggttggtgataactcattttcttatatactaagttcttgactattaataaatctttatcttattagtgcaggaaattctataattagaattttcctgctccaatttaatttgtatcaccataagaatgttagtattcatttacccaacattattagtatcatgttaaagaatgttcgtcatcaactacaacaatttatatgaataaatgtatagtagtaatcacttattccaacatagTGAGAGGATGGGgtttttttgagattgttTTAGGattttcattgttgataGAAGCAACGCTCTTAGTTGAATTATATGGTCAACTATTATCTATACACCAGTGTTTATATTGCCCGTGTATAATTCTATGTGAAGTTTGAACGTGACATAAATGGTGAGAATCTGCCATtaaaattagtggaagtGGAAAACGTAGGAATCAATAACGTattaaatgaaagaaaaaacaaatattaGTTTATGAATCTCTTGATTCCACATGGTAAATTCCTATTTACTCGAGGAGTACTTCCAGTTTATTACACATAAATAGTGTtagaatgaaaatcaactatccatcaactagtagtcatactactagtatattatcatataaggtgttagaagatgacgtaagttatgagaagcttTCATCGAAGTTAgaggaagctgaaatgcgaggattgataatgtaataggataataactgacaacatatcctcgaggagaacttccAATATATCCTATatgccaaaaaaaattgcctttatcaacaacgGATTCCCAATAATTATCTTTAAAATCACCCATATCTCAAATAGTGATATTGCCTTAATGGAGCAATAGAATCCATGAATTTATTTCCAAACCTCCCATATTTCTCACACTAAAAGTCCTCCTCGTGACTATAGAAATATaggaaaggaaaataatgaaattgaataaaATGTGAGTTATTTCTTTCCGTTTTATACACTATTGTTAATTGTTCTAATTAATCGCCAATCTTATCACTTCTGCTTTTGATAACTGTTTGGCTCTTGACTAATGTTATAGTTATAAGCCATCTTTGAACCCATATATAGTAATACCTCcatgaaaatatttataatTTCAACACACtggaataaaaatacatgAAGGGTGATAAATTCTTCCTTTAATGAGAAGAAATTATACCTAAACAAACCAGTAAACAATCAGAAAGTTACGTCCGTAATATCATAAGTATATCTAACGTATTAGGAGACCATTCCTACCGGTgctgtaaaaaaaaatcaagtcTCAAGGAGTTAGTTATCACATGCTTGTTTTGTCAGAactaatattttctttaggTTTATCCAccaatttttctgttttcgCAATTATACTCCAACTACACAACATACTTAAAGAATTCATACTTCAACTAAAAACTGATAACCACAAAAAGAACCTACAACTGAAACAGCAGGTGCAATTGTTGTATTTTACATGGAAATATAAATCATATAACTTTGATCCGGAAATAAACGCAAGTAAGCGGCAGGTTTACAGGTGCTTTGAGATCATAGATTGCTCAAAACCGCGAAGTTCATTATTAGAAAGCCTAGAAAAACCCAGCTACctaaaagaatttttgaatgatgAGTTTCAGCACTTTATCTTACCAATTCCGATAAACCCACTGACGGCCAGTTAATTTTCATTCACTCAAAGACTCATTTATTAGCAATTCTGTATCTTGCTGCGCCTATAATCCTAATCAGAGTTTTCAAACAGCCGTATCTTCACATTATATGTAGTGAGCACTACTTTAATCATTTGTTTAGTGTTTATAAAACCCTCAACACATTTAACATATTTTCGATCGGCTATTGCAGAAAATCGAGTTTTATCATCCTGCTGCATTAGTATACACCGCATCAATTGCTTTTTCCATTAGGAGGCCTTGTAATAAATTCTCAACAAACACATTAGTCTCTCCTCTCTTTTTCGGTATTCATAACATTTGTCTCTTTTTCtgtctttttgaaaaatttggcaACTAGCTTGGAATGTTCCGTTTTAAGATCAGAGAGCTTCTGTTGTAaaacattattttcaatggttCCACTAATCAGTTCATCATTCAACCTCTCAGCATTCTTATTCTTTAAACCAATAACTTCTCTTAATTTACGTATTTCTTGCTCTTTACTTTTCAGTTCTTGCTGCAATATTGTCAATGTATTCAGTAAGGCATCGTCATGATTGGGAATGTTATCACCAAGAGAGCCATTATTATCTTGAAATAATTCGCTTAAATGAGCCTCCTTGTTATTTCGATCTGTTAGTTTACTAATTAACGACTTATCCATTACACTTGGTTTCTGATTTCCTCTTTTATACATTCGCTTTCTTACCTTCATAATGGTGAAATTGCCAGCAAATTTGCGCCCTTAATCTCAGTTACGCTTTAGCGTATGACAAAGTCAATGTTAAATAGAGATCTGCTACGAAAGTTATAagaacagaaaaataagCGTAATTACAATTTTAGAATAACAGAGAACAAGCTAATATAATGGATATTGAGCAGCAGAAGAAAGAGCAACAAAAACAGCATCACatacaacaacaacaacgaGAGCAACACCAAGCACGAGGAGAACAGCAAGAAGTCCAACCTCAACAGCCACAACAACAGAACAGATGGAAATCTTGGTGGAATTCTTCTACTGGTGATCACATAGATACAGGAAGAGCTACAGAGCAATTTAGTGGATCTGAGAGGAGTACATTGGCAACAGGATTTCAGGATGGTgtgaatgaaaataataacaataacgGCATATGGTCCAGAATTGCCTCTTTTGCAACATCAAGATATAGGAAAATACCGATTATAGTCGATGATAACACCCGGTATTCTCAACTGAACACAGCACAAATCGATTTCTTAGAAAATGAGGCTAAGGAggttatttcaaaaaaatctaaatcATGGTGCTGGTACGAAGCAATCCCAAATGTATCAACTTCATCGAACATATTGGATTCTACAGATACTCCAGGGATCATTAGTGTATTTGGCACGGGATCAGCCAAGTGTCCATTGCCATTAAACAAGTATCCCGGTGACAGAGGTAATCCCGGATATGATGTATTCATCAATGATTCTTTGATCTTGCCATCGAATAACCCTGTGAATTTTTTACATGTGCAGCCACTGAGAACTAAGATATTCAATACTATTAAAAACTATTATAACTTCCCAAATGAACAACATCTATACTTAAGACAAAATAGGACAGCACTACTGAAGAATAAAAGAGTTATAATAATATCTGTTGTGGGAGATTTGCCGGAAAAGTATGAGCAACGCTCATTAGAATCACAGAGGTCAGCATACTATCTTTCTAAAAAGCTGTCACAAAATTTGATGCATGAAAAACCTGAGAAAGTTTTGACCCTATCGTTCCAGTGTCCGCTGCATAATCAAGATTTAATACCCACGTACAAAGAGTGTGTGGAATTACTAAACCATTGGGCTCATCTTTTTAAAGGAGTAGattcgattttttttgtggGTGTTTATCACAGTGTGCCCTTGACTTTGTTATTAGCCAAATATATCGTACAGAATAATGAAGTTTTGGAGTTTGATGAAAACACTACAGTGGGCGTATTGAATTTTCAGTCGTGTTTACAAGGATATCGATTTTGGGACCATAGTACTGATTTCAGCAGTAACAGTTATAACAATCTAagttcaaattcaaatattaACGAAAACGACAGTAATGATTATGATTCCAACAATGATTTCACAACAAAAAGTCaacaaatcaaagaaaaactgtTATTTCAGGGTATTGATAAAAGACAACAAGATATGCTatcaaaaatcaaaaaatatagGCGAATAGATTCTAATGAATCCAAACTAGTTCAAGATGCGTTGGACTGGCTCTTATTTAATTGGGATTCGTTTCGGCTGACATTTTTTGGTAAGCTTTATGATAATTTTATGACAATCTCGGAAAAACTTGCTATAGATTATAATCATCCCAAAATCTTAAGAAATTTATGGTGTAATGGGAAGTATATGGGTATTGACCTAAAAAATGCCAACAATTTAAACCTCGATACTGATGATGACCAGGGGAATAGTAGCATAGATG from Saccharomyces mikatae IFO 1815 strain IFO1815 genome assembly, chromosome: 13 encodes:
- the ATG16 gene encoding Atg16p (similar to Saccharomyces cerevisiae ATG16 (YMR159C); ancestral locus Anc_2.354); the encoded protein is MKVRKRMYKRGNQKPSVMDKSLISKLTDRNNKEAHLSELFQDNNGSLGDNIPNHDDALLNTLTILQQELKSKEQEIRKLREVIGLKNKNAERLNDELISGTIENNVLQQKLSDLKTEHSKLVAKFFKKTEKETNVMNTEKERRD
- the CVM1 gene encoding Cvm1p (similar to Saccharomyces cerevisiae YMR160W; ancestral locus Anc_2.353): MDIEQQKKEQQKQHHIQQQQREQHQARGEQQEVQPQQPQQQNRWKSWWNSSTGDHIDTGRATEQFSGSERSTLATGFQDGVNENNNNNGIWSRIASFATSRYRKIPIIVDDNTRYSQLNTAQIDFLENEAKEVISKKSKSWCWYEAIPNVSTSSNILDSTDTPGIISVFGTGSAKCPLPLNKYPGDRGNPGYDVFINDSLILPSNNPVNFLHVQPLRTKIFNTIKNYYNFPNEQHLYLRQNRTALLKNKRVIIISVVGDLPEKYEQRSLESQRSAYYLSKKLSQNLMHEKPEKVLTLSFQCPLHNQDLIPTYKECVELLNHWAHLFKGVDSIFFVGVYHSVPLTLLLAKYIVQNNEVLEFDENTTVGVLNFQSCLQGYRFWDHSTDFSSNSYNNLSSNSNINENDSNDYDSNNDFTTKSQQIKEKLLFQGIDKRQQDMLSKIKKYRRIDSNESKLVQDALDWLLFNWDSFRLTFFGKLYDNFMTISEKLAIDYNHPKILRNLWCNGKYMGIDLKNANNLNLDTDDDQGNSSIDDIHVRTPNFESRLKIPTDRLFEITLWDILMITENLGYKQFIPIINLLSPFFISRSFNDYTLPPNIRKQYQNGTKIWLQEMDDKWKTNGHQFNHDQREGENAGSSSESLLPENITTVKDFLQFVHYQNEKSSDFVKIYSDIYDDDEVYKCFLYNTSFTKNPLSPKHLRLNIDLDTPTSILNTVNQYDLVWKIHDSFSKLIRLKNLPQRGLPYSLRLSISLNCFLDSITTTSDPVFQRDNVEALRRLTEIWRTYQDWSPPTRGLKHLRDILSVLAMYDNPKNLINDVRRT
- the MRPS8 gene encoding mitochondrial 37S ribosomal protein uS8m (similar to Saccharomyces cerevisiae MRPS8 (YMR158W); ancestral locus Anc_2.357), which produces MSLVKLANTCAHLQNCSKVRVALTSIPYTKLQLQFAYNLYQQGFLSSLQKGSTMGPDKDYVEVTPDNISTRRLWIGLKYRDNKPVLSKCRLISKPNSRIHLPMEDMKRLCSGVTIRNIKPLQPGELILVRAQNSIMDINEAIAKKLDGEVLCRVK
- the AIM36 gene encoding Aim36p (similar to Saccharomyces cerevisiae AIM36 (YMR157C); ancestral locus Anc_2.358), with amino-acid sequence MLRLLGRNVSTSSRHCSYLLGGLQKQLPLFSPPLLRARYLSSTNSTTKPNKPAKIDAPGFKKIFLVAIIGTVIFVKTVKSLDKNKPKTTLSEEEFENVVKGLKRRVAIFPQGKVDIRFSLLSSINETEDVLRKSQDDDLSKLQFVDPANVIDYYRALKNDRYEALLNEYYDKYGHDTYIDKLPTGMLVMLLGRYMKDNYKAGDRLIVVNFPHSISDATKFENEVSIVSKILVPRKLKGSDICKYYETVGKADII